A genomic stretch from Schistosoma haematobium chromosome 2, whole genome shotgun sequence includes:
- a CDS encoding hypothetical protein (EggNog:ENOG410V8IG~COG:T~MEROPS:MER1076186), which yields MNPNILNVTQNHCEIEIYIESAYPISNDNVSDMGSQNNACNFDEISYKNQEDMSAESKSLPLVAAFQTNYDIQRKYVTIQINGISARLQIDTASDITLVSRETYNLLGKPPMKPSKKTAKNASGGVLKLVGELQCEFSFNGTNCTGICYLTERPNLDLLGLDMLDKLGIMDIPINSVCNVSCSSLDTPLLPKKTGERLLEKLKRKFASVFQNSLGHCTKMKAHLPVKPDAIPIFRPRRPVPYAALELVDQELNRLQQAGVIRPVNYSAWAAPIVVIKKANGTIRIYADFSTGLNAALDVYQYPLPVPEDLFAKLNGGTCFAKIDFSDAYLQVEVDEDSRELLTINTHRGLFQYTRLPFGIKTAPAIFQQIMDTMLTGIPGTAAYLDDIIVMGSTDSELSDRLHQVLNRVLEYGFQLREEKCIFFMHSIKYLGFILDKNGRRPDPANIEAIQKMPAPTDVSSLRSFLGLISHYSTFLPEMHRVRGPPNELLSKDKPWQWSAECQASFDRVKSMLSSKILLTHFDPSLEIVVASDASSHGVGAVISHVFPDKSEKTIAHAARSLTPAERNYSQIEKEALAIIFAVKRFHKMLYGRTFTLLTDHKPLIAIFASKKGIPVYTANRLQRWATMLLSYDFNIKYQSTNTIGQADALSRLIGVQHPGPEDIIIASTAVDPEIRSIVADAIRNTPVSSDEVREETLRDPTLQEVRKFHLEGWPSKIYSTELQQFYQRRLSLSIIDDCLLFAERVIIPKKLQPAVLEQLHAGHPGINRMEALARSYVYLPHLDTQLEQLSRSCTKCASVTKAPRKEELQSWPIPQSPWQRIHLDFAGPLHGQTYLLVVDAYSKWPEIFLMEHPTASCTVSKLRQLFSRFGIPELIVSDNGTQFTSEISQFCRQNGIQHLRTPPYHPQSNGQVERFVSTFKNALKKSKGEGTTEDILESSCLFIVLHRTLRQLTGSLQQKFYLAERYEHISMSSVLRQLLNPNETYRWRISLTDIMGHKDDCSRWDKKCLLWTIVGNILHGQLVGS from the coding sequence ATGAACCCAAATATACtgaatgttactcaaaatcattgtgagatagaaatttatattgaatcagcttatccgatttctaatgacaatgtatCAGATATgggttctcagaataatgcatgtaattttgatgaaatttcttataaaaatcAGGAAGATATGTCAGCCGAGTCCAAATCTCTTCCTTTGGTAGCTGCCTTTCAAACAAACTATGACATTCAGAGAAAGTATGTTACCATCCAGATAAACGGCATATCAGCTCGTCTTCAAATTGACACGGCATCAGATATCACGTTAGTGTCTAGAGAAACGTATAACTTGCTGGGTAAACCGCCAATGAAGCCATCTAAGAAAACGGCTAAAAACGCATCAGGTGGTGTGCTAAAACTGGTTGGTGAATTACAGTGTGAATTTTCCTTCAATGGAACTAACTGTACAGGAATATGTTACCTAACAGAACGGCCGAACCTTGATCTTCTTGGTCTAGATATGCTAGACAAACTTGGAATAATGGATATACCAATTAACAGTGTCTGTAACGTATCGTGTTCATCATTGGACACCCCATTACTTCCAAAGAAGACAGGTGAACGGTTACTAGAAAAACTGAAAAGAAAGTTTGCCTCTGTTTTTCAGAATAGCCTTGGCCACTGTACCAAGATGAAAGCGCACTTACCAGTGAAACCAGATGCCATACCTATTTTTCGCCCGAGACGTCCTGTACCATATGCTGCTCTTGAGCTAGTCGACCAGGAACTTAATCGCTTGCAGCAGGCTGGTGTAATCCGACCAGTTAACTACTCTGCATGGGCCGCACCGATTGTAGTGATTAAGAAGGCCAATGGGACTATACGCATATATGCCGATTTCTCGACCGGTTTAAATGCTGCATTAGATGTATATCAATATCCCTTACCAGTTCCGGAAGACCTGTTTGCCAAGCTTAATGGTGGGACATGTTTCGCGAAAATAGACTTCTCCGATGCTTATCTCCAAGTGGAAGTAGATGAAGATAGTAGAGAGCTTCTGACCATTAACACTCATCGAGGGTTATTTCAATACACCCGTCTACCATTTGGCATCAAGACCGCACCCGCCATCTTTCAGCAAATAATGGATACGATGCTAACAGGTATACCTGGTACAGCAGCTTATCTAGATGATATCATAGTTATGGGTTCAACTGACAGTGAACTTTCTGATCGACTACACCAAGTTCTTAACCGAGTGTTGGAGTATGGTTTCCAACTACGTGAGGAAAAATGTATCTTCTTCATGCATTCGATCAAATACCTTGGTTTTATCTTAGATAAGAACGGTCGCCGACCAGACCCTGCTAACATCGAAGCCATTCAGAAGATGCCTGCACCAACTGATGTTTCTTCATTAAGATCCTTCTTGGGGTTAATCAGTCATTACAGCACATTCTTGCCTGAAATGCACCGAGTGAGAGGTCCCCCAAATGAATTACTATCGAAAGATAAACCTTGGCAGTGGTCAGCAGAATGTCAAGCATCTTTTGACAGAGTCAAATCAATGCTCAGCTCAAAGATTCTTTTGACGCACTTCGATCCCAGCTTGGAAATTGTTGTTGCATCTGATGCCTCTAGTCATGGAGTTGGAGCAGTGATATCTCACGTGTTTCCGGATAAATCAGAAAAGACAATTGCCCATGCTGCTAGATCACTTACTCCAGCCGAGCGAAACTACAGCCAAATTGAAAAGGAAGCTCTTGCAATCATTTTCGCAGTCAAAAGATTTCATAAAATGCTCTATGGTCGTACATTTACTCTACTGACAGATCACAAACCTTTGATTGCAATCTTTGCTTCTAAGAAAGGAATCCCTGTCTATACGGCTAATAGACTACAGCGCTGGGCAACAATGCTCCTGAGTTATGATTTTAATATCAAGTATCAGTCGACAAATACTATCGGTCAAGCTGACGCTCTCTCCCGATTAATTGGAGTTCAACATCCTGGACCAGAGGATATAATCATTGCCTCCACAGCAGTAGACCCAGAAATACGAAGTATAGTGGCAGATGCCATTCGAAACACTCCAGTGTCGTCAGATGAAGTCAGGGAAGAAACGCTTCGAGACCCAACACTACAAGAAGTTAGAAAGTTCCACCTAGAAGGGTGGCCCTCGAAAATCTATTCCACAGAGCTTCAACAGTTTTACCAGCGAAGACTCTCTCTTTCAATCATCGATGACTGTCTGCTGTTTGCCGAACGTGTCATAATTCCCAAGAAGCTACAACCAGCAGTGCTTGAACAGTTGCATGCAGGACATCCTGGAATAAATCGCATGGAAGCACTAGCACGAAGTTATGTATACTTGCCGCATTTAGACACCCAACTGGAGCAGCTATCCCGTTCGTGTACCAAATGTGCATCAGTAACAAAAGCACCGCGAAAAGAAGAGCTGCAATCATGGCCAATACCACAGTCACCGTGGCAGCGTATACATTTGGACTTTGCTGGTCCACTTCATGGACAAACTTACCTTTTGGTGGTTGATGCATATAGCAAGTGGCCAGAAATTTTTCTCATGGAACACCCGACTGCAAGCTGCACAGTCAGTAAACTACGTCAACTATTCAGTCGTTTTGGAATCCCGGAATTGATAGTTAGTGACAACGGAACACAGTTTACGTCCGAAATCTCACAATTTTGTCGGCAGAACGGAATCCAGCACCTCCGAACACCTCCATACCATCCCCAATCAAATGGCCAAGTGGAACGCTTTGTGAGTACATTTAAAAATGCTTTAAAAAAATCCAAAGGGGAAGGGACCACTGAAGATATCTTAGAGAGTTCCTGTTTATTTATCGTTCTACACCGAACCCTCAGACAATTAACGGGGTCTCTCCAGCAGAAGTTCTACTTGGCAGAAAGATACGAACACATTTCGATGTCATCCGTCCTACGCCAGCTATTGAACCCCAACGAAACCTATCGATGGAGAATCAGTTTAACCGACATCATGGGGCACAAAGACGATTGTTCACGGTGGGACAAAAAGTGCTTGCTATGGACTATCGTGGGAAACATCCTACATGGACAGCTGGTCGGATCTTGA